The Ananas comosus cultivar F153 unplaced genomic scaffold, ASM154086v1, whole genome shotgun sequence genome has a window encoding:
- the LOC109705326 gene encoding protein SHORT-ROOT 1-like has translation GGGRWAAQLLMECARAVAARDSGRVQQLMWMLNELSSAYGDPEQKIAAYFLQGLFARLTSSGPRTLRTLSSAADRAASFESTRRTALRFQELSPWSSFGHVAANGAILEAFLEGGAQRLHILDLSSTFCTQWPTLLEALATRSADDTPHLTITTVVPPALQRVMREIGQRMEKFARLMGVPFRFSAVHPPPSAAGGLAELDLDSLDLRGDGALLAVNCVGALRGVSPERERERGRSKIGGDISSRRKGERERGKITHKETRPNYRTSDFYDRNIDIFLLIF, from the coding sequence GGAGGGGGGAGGTGGGCGGCGCAGCTGCTGATGGAGTGCGCgcgggcggtggcggcgcgcgaCAGCGGGCGGGTGCAGCAGCTGATGTGGATGCTGAACGAGCTGTCGTCGGCGTACGGCGACCCGGAGCAGAAGATCGCGGCCTACTTCCTGCAGGGTCTCTTCGCCCGGCTGACCTCGTCCGGGCCGCGGACGCTGCGCACGCTGTCGTCGGCGGCCGACCGCGCCGCGTCCTTCGAGTCGACGCGGCGCACCGCGCTGCGGTTCCAGGAGCTGAGCCCCTGGTCGTCGTTCGGCCACGTCGCCGCCAACGGCGCCATCCTGGAGGCCTTCCTGGAGGGCGGCGCGCAGCGGCTGCACATCCTCGACCTGAGCAGCACCTTCTGCACGCAGTGGCCGACGCTGCTGGAGGCGCTCGCCACGCGCTCCGCGGACGACACCCCGCACCTCACCATCACCACCGTCGTGCCGCCGGCCCTGCAGCGCGTGATGCGGGAGATCGGCCAGCGGATGGAGAAGTTCGCCCGCCTCATGGGCGTCCCCTTCCGCTTCTCCGCCGTCCACCctcccccctccgccgccgggGGGCTGGCGGAGCTCGACCTCGACTCCCTCGACCTCCGCGGCGACGGCGCCCTCCTCGCCGTCAACTGCGTCGGCGCGCTGCGCGGGGTCTcccccgagagagagagagagagaggaagatcaAAAATAGGTGGAGATATTAGTAGTAGGAGAAAAGGGGaaagagaaaggggaaaaaTTACCCATAAGGAAACCAGACCCAACTATCGCACCAGCGATTTTTATGATAGAAATATTGATATCttcttattgattttttaa